A window of Nerophis lumbriciformis linkage group LG21, RoL_Nlum_v2.1, whole genome shotgun sequence genomic DNA:
gtttttgggtctggcattctgcatcttccttttcacaataccccacagattttctatggggctaaggtcaggggagttggcgggccaatttagaacagaaataccatggtccgtaaaccaggcacgggtagattttgcgctgtgtgcaggcgccaagtcctgttggaacttgaaatctccatctccatagagcaggtcagcagcaggaagcatgaagtgctctaaaacttgctggtagacggctgcgttgaccctggatctcaggaaacagagtggaccgacaccagcagatgacatggcaccccaaaccatcacccaaccatgcaaattttgcatttcctttggaaatcgaggtcccagagtctggaggaagacaggagaggcacaggatccacgttgcctgaagtctagtgtaaagtttccaccatcagtgatggtttggggtgccatgtcatctgctggtgtcggtccactctgtttcctgagatccagggtcaacgcagccgtctaccagcaagttttagagcacttcatgcttcctgctgctgacctgctctatggagatggagatttcaagttccaacaggacttggcgcctgcacacagcgcaaaatctacccgtgcctggtttacggaccatggtatttctgttctaaattggcccgccaactcccctgaccttagccccatagaaaatctgtggggtattgtgaaaaggaagatgcagaatgccagacccaaaaacgcagaagagttgaaggccactatcagagcaacctgggctctcataacacctgagcagtgccagaaactcatcgactccatgccacgccgcattaacgcagtaattgaggcaaaaggagctccaaccaagtattgagtattgtacatgctcatatttttcattttcatacttttcagttggccaacatttctaaaaatcccttttttgtattagctttaagtaatattctaattttgtgacacacggaattttggattttcatttgttgccacttcaaatcatcaaaattaaatgaaataaacatttgaatgcatcagtctgtgtgcaatgaataaatataatgtacaagttacaccttttgaatgcaattactgaaataaatcaagtttttcaaaatattctaatttactggcttttacctgtatatataggttttgaaaatgaaaaatatgaaaacaGTGACAGTGACCATACTTAgatttttcagtatgcggccctcagtggaaaaaggttGGACAACCCTGAGTTCTGTTGCTCTTTTGTTATACTTTAATCTACTGTCacagctgggatgggctccagcaccccccgcgaccccgaaagggacaagcggtagaaaaatgaatggatggatggatggatggactttggtTCTGGCGCTGTGTGGATACGCTGTTTACTCTTTATCCAACACTGTCTCCTTTTGGCCACATGttgtattacaataaaaaaaaatcagattcaaCATAATAGTCATCGAGTCCAAGTTAATTTGTACACTGATCACAGACTTCTTTTAATATTCAAAAAGTATTTGCTGCATATACAGAAAACAGTTGTGGTGGTGTTAGTATACGCTCACAATACTCGTACATTTTTAACATGCATTTAGTTGGTGCTGTAAATGACAGTTAACGTTGTTAATTACGTTTTATTCAATTGTCAAGTTTTGACCCACAAAAGACGTGGTGACTGTTTCCGGGTCACAGCCAGATGTCGGACGTGCAGTCTCCTCCGGGGTACCTCAGCTCGTGAGCCAGTGCAGGGCCGCCAGGCTCTTTGCCGAAGTCCACCAGGAAGTTCTCGTTGAGGACCATACCCCCCTTCACGGAGTCCACATCGATCTGCATCATCACCGACCCCTCCCTGCCAGAACAGACATGTCCGAGAACTCAATACTTGCTACCCATTGGCTTACTGTGTTAGTCGGGCAGTACTGTGCCATGACAAGTATTTGTGGAGTGTGTATTGCAGTAGTGTGTGGGTGAGTACAGAGTACTGACCGGGTCATTTCAGGATAGAACTGTTTGTCCCAACCACTGTACAGTGATGTCGTTACATAAAGTCTTCGACCATCCAAACTCAACTGCAACATCTGGGGACCCCCGGGGACACGCCTTCCCTACACACATAGTGAGGTATAAAATGTCATCCCACGTCAGATGTTTCTGCTCTCTACTTCCTGTCCAAGGTACCTGAATGAAACGGGGGCTGGGCTGCGGCTGGTTTTCGGGATCCTCCAGAACTTGAACTGGTCCGTCAGTGGTGATACTTCCCCCCAAAAACAGCTGAAGAGATACAGATAGGTAAGCCGTCAGACCCGAAAGGGCCCCTGTGCAACACGTCACACGACATCACACCTGTCCAACCAGGCGAGGGTTCCTTGTGTCGGTGATGTCATACTGTCTGATGTCCCCATGTAGCCAGTTGCTAAAGTACAGGAAACGATCGTCCAAAGAGATCAGGATGTCAGTGATCAGACCTACAGGTGGAGGTGTGCGATATATGTGAGACACTATGTGGGACAGACGGGTGGGATTCAGCTGGACGACTGACAAACCTGGCATCTCAGGAAGCAGCCATCCTTCAACTTTCTTACTGGGAACGCTGATGACTTTCTCTGCAGCCCACTTCCCTGTCTAAACAACAACATAACATAACAGTGGCACCTCAAACCTGGCAAAAGACGACCACGTTTAAAACCATAGAAGCAAAGCTGGTCCCGGCGGTGCCTCTCAGTTCACATGGAATTGGCCAAGAGGGTCTGGGGGTTCCTCACCGGTGCTTTGTAGAATCGAAACACGTTCCCCTTCAGAGCACATCCCACAAAACCTTCAGTGGCGTCAGGGTCATGGAGGAATCGGATCTCAAGAGGAATGGCGCCTTCTTCTCCCAGATCGAGTGACTGCACCCTTCTGTGGGTGGTCCAGTCCCAAACGTGAAGAGAAGAACCATAGTGGCCTGGGACAACAAAGAACTCATGTTGGCTCCTCGAGTACAGATTTAGAAGCTGAATGGGTTCCTGGTGGGGACTGAAGCTTCATCTCTGAGGCTCTGACTTGGGACTTCTGGAACCTGAATTTATATTTCTAAAGGGTCCTGGCTTGGAACTTAAACTTACATTTCTAGAGGTCCTGACTTAGGAATTCCTGGAACCTGAACCTCCAACTCTCAGGGTCTTGACTTGGGACTTCTGAAAACTAAACTTATATTTCTTAAGGGTTCTCACTTGGAATCTAACTTCCATCTGTAATGGTCCTGACTATGCACTTCTGGAACCTGAACTTCTATTTCTAAAGCTTCCTGACTTGGAACCTAAACTTACATCTGTAAAGGTCCTGACTTTGGACTTCTGATTCCTGAACCTCCTTCTATCAGTGTTCTAACTTGGGACTTCTGGAACAAAAACGTATATCTCTCAAATCTAAAATACTATCTGTAAAGTCCTGACTTGGGATTTTTAGAATATGAACCTCCATCTGTAAAGATCCTGACTTAGGACTTCTAGGACCTCAAGTTCTATTTCTAAAGGGTCCTGACTTGGGACTTCTGGAACCTAAACCTATATTTCAAATGTGTCCTGACTTGGAACGTAAACGTCCATCTGTATAGGTCCTGACTTGGGTCTTCTGGAACAAAATCTTATATCTCTCGAGGGTACTGACTTGAACCTTAAAGTTTCATCTGTAAAGGTCC
This region includes:
- the selenbp1 gene encoding methanethiol oxidase isoform X2, whose product is MASCSGCGPGYRTPLDAMKGPREEIVYLPCIYRNTSTRKADYLATVDVDPKSPSYGQVIHRLPMPNLHDELHHSGWNACSSCFGDASKKRNRLILPSLISSRVYVVDVGTDPRAPTIHKMVEPVDLYWKCGLANPHTTHCLGSGQILISCMGDPSGGGKGGFVLLDGETFEVVGNWEHPGEAAPFGYDFWYQPRHNVMISTEWGAPKALADGFNPAHVAEGHYGSSLHVWDWTTHRRVQSLDLGEEGAIPLEIRFLHDPDATEGFVGCALKGNVFRFYKAPTGKWAAEKVISVPSKKVEGWLLPEMPGLITDILISLDDRFLYFSNWLHGDIRQYDITDTRNPRLVGQLFLGGSITTDGPVQVLEDPENQPQPSPRFIQGRRVPGGPQMLQLSLDGRRLYVTTSLYSGWDKQFYPEMTREGSVMMQIDVDSVKGGMVLNENFLVDFGKEPGGPALAHELRYPGGDCTSDIWL